The Arachis ipaensis cultivar K30076 chromosome B07, Araip1.1, whole genome shotgun sequence genomic interval taaaagtattttagttattttttataataagagTATTATAATCATTTtctatgaaaattaaatttaaattgattCAAAATTCACCATCTTTTttatcaaattaatttatttagcccaattttaacaaaaaaattaaattaatttatttgatccaattttaacaaaaataacacaatttaatcgattatatatactaaattttaattactataaaacatttaaaaaaaaacattttaaaaaactTCTTTATCTGAATAACTCCCTTAAAATCTGAGTAGTTCCCATAAAATAAATAAGCATATGAAGCTTACGATATTGCTAGATCATATGAGAAGAAATCAAGATCAATCTAGAGGGGTCCAAGTCCAAGTGGTTCTCAATAAGTCAAGATTCTTTAATAAATATCCTAAACCTCAACCTGGTCCATTCAGGTGGGTCTACGTCAAACAAAACTGCGGCTTCTAATTTGTGTAACAAAATTGAATTTCACATCAAATAGTCCAACTCTTCAAATTATATTCGTCATGTTAAGATAAGATTTTCAATCCAACTTAATTATAATTAGTAAACAACTAATCAACACGGTAGAAAGTCTGAAGATAGTGACATAAAATTGCACTGTATTTCTTCTTATTAATTTCCACCATTAAATAACTTTAATCCTTTTCAATTTTGCATTAAGCATAGAATCTTTTACTTTTAACAAAAGCCAATCCACCTTAGCATTGTCGAAACTCGAAACGATGTAAAAATGAAAACATTATCTCTTCATGCTTTCCACAAGAACCACCCATGGTTTTCTCAAATGGCATCAAAGTTCAAAGAAAAAGTTTTAAGTACATAATGATGTCACAAAGTCCTACATAAACTAGGAGGATTCAAAAGTCTCTTTAAACATAAAAAGATGAACGAACACAAACATATCCACAAGGCCATTCTTTTTTCACTTCTCAGAACCCCACAAAGGGGGCACTTCCTGGAAGTGTGTGAAGTCTTTGTTTCAATGAGCAGGGTGAGGGAAATTGTTGATAGCACGGTGAGCATGAACAGCACAAGCACAATGAACTGAAGTCAAGTTGAGGCAACCACTCATGATGAGTGAGTGTCTACCTGAGCATGTGTGGAGTGAAGGGAATGAGTCACAAACAGCTTGAACTGCAGATGGTGTCAGTGCTGTGCATTGGCTTATGTTGAGAGTTCTAAGCCCGTCTTCATcatttcctcctcctcctttcaCTGATCCCCACATTCTCTTGTTCACTTTGCTCTGTGCCAATGAGTACATTGCCCTATCTGTTATGTTCTTGCAGTAGTATAGTCCTAGGGACCTGAGCCTTGGGCATCTGCTTGCCAATGCAATCACACTATCATCTGCAAATATACATAATCAAAACTAACTTCATTATTGAGAATACTAGACTGGATTTCTAATGCTTCATGTTAGTTGCCACGGGCGGAGACTCTCGtgtgtgaagttgatagttgaaaacCGTTAATTTCTAATGCTTCATCAAAACACATTTTTGATTAAATTGTCATCTCACAGTTTTCTAAGTATCATCAGATGAAGATTACTGCATATAAGTTTCTACTGCCAAATAATCAAGTGGAACTACTAAGCATGGGCGAAAAGAATTGGATAATGGAAAAGCTAGGAGTATAACATTCTACATCTCTAGAGGTTAGTTTGGTAGTTGAAAATCGTCAGATGATTAGATATGTTTGACTAAATTGTCATCTAACGATTTTCGACTATGGAACTATGAACTTTAGATGAAGACAACTGCATATGAAGTTCTGCCACCAAATAATAATTGAACCTTTGCTTGAAATTAAATTGTTAATGCATTACAATCAAGTGGAACTACTTAGCAAGTATGCTACTAAATTCGGGTCAAATTACCTGTTATAAGGACACAGCCACACAGGTCCACTATTCTTAGATCAGGACAGCCATATGCTAAACTCATCACTCCAACATCACCAACATTCTCACACCATCCAAGGTTCAAAGACTGTAACTGATTACAGTAGTGTCCAATAGCCTGCATTCATTTAGCCACGGCGGTTATAGATTCGAGTGGTCTCACTCTTAATCGTTATATGACTATGGCTAAAACCAACTAGTCTATACTCTATACCACAATCATACCTGTAACGCAGTATCGGTTGCTGCTCTAACGCATCCACAGAGGTTTAGGACTTTCAGCTTCCTGCAGAAACCGGCAAGGTACGCCAGAGCATTGTCACTAAAAGCAGAGCAGCCACTGATGTTGAGTTTAGTGAGATCAGGACAACCGTGGGCTACGGCATACAGCGACCGATCGGTGAGTTTGAAGCTTTTACTCAGGTCCAGAATCTGCAGGTCATGACAATAATTTGCAATCCTTTCAACTGTGTTATCCTCTAGTTGAGGCTTGTCTTGACGAAGGATTAGAGTTTG includes:
- the LOC107605985 gene encoding F-box protein SKP2A isoform X1 — protein: MVGKENLRTEDLNLCFEKLMMVAGGGGGGGGGEKGGKMKAGVITEWKDIPVELLMQILSLVDDQTVITASGVCRGWRDAIYFGLARLSLSWCSKNMNNLALSLVPKFTKLQTLILRQDKPQLEDNTVERIANYCHDLQILDLSKSFKLTDRSLYAVAHGCPDLTKLNISGCSAFSDNALAYLAGFCRKLKVLNLCGCVRAATDTALQAIGHYCNQLQSLNLGWCENVGDVGVMSLAYGCPDLRIVDLCGCVLITDDSVIALASRCPRLRSLGLYYCKNITDRAMYSLAQSKVNKRMWGSVKGGGGNDEDGLRTLNISQCTALTPSAVQAVCDSFPSLHTCSGRHSLIMSGCLNLTSVHCACAVHAHRAINNFPHPAH
- the LOC107605985 gene encoding F-box protein SKP2A isoform X2, whose product is MVGKENLRTEDLNLCFEKLMMVAGGGGGGGGGEKGGKMKAGVITEWKDIPVELLMQILSLVDDQTVITASGVCRGWRDAIYFGLARLSLSWCSKNMNNLALSLVPKFTKLQTLILRQDKPQLEDNTVERIANYCHDLQILDLSKSFKLTDRSLYAVAHGCPDLTKLNISGCSAFSDNALAYLAGFCRKLKVLNLCGCVRAATDTALQAIGHYCNQLQSLNLGWCENVGDVGVMSLAYGCPDLRIVDLCGCVLITVLIMYICR